CGCGCCTCCACGCGCAGCCAGCGGAACGCCGAGCCGGTCGAGGAGTACGTGCACGTGGTGAGCGTCGAGTTCGCGCTCTGCCGCCGCGTCGCCTCCGGGACGGCCCGCTCGACCGTGCCCGCCGCGACCGTCCCGCAGGGCGCCGGAAGCGCGTTGATCACTTTCTCCCGCGGGCCCGGCGACCCGGACGGGCGGACCGCCGGCGGCTGCGCGGACCCGCCCGGCGTGCGCCGCGGGGCGGCCTCCTGCTCGCGCCCCCCGGACATGACCAGGACCGCCGCCACCACAGCGACGGCGACCGCCGCGGCCGCCGCGAGCACCGCGATCAGCCTGCGCGGGCGTCGCCCGGGGGCCGGCGGCTCCGGACCGGCATACGGCCGGTGGAACGGCTCGACCGGACGCTGAAGGCCCACGCCGCGCTCCTCACTTCCGTCCCGCCGACCGTTCCCGCCACCGGCCAACGTAACCAGGGCCGCGCCGCCTCGCCAGGCCCCCTCGCGGTGCCGTTCGTCAGACCCGGTGGTCACAATGATGGGATGCTGACAGCGGACATCGCGCGGACCTCGGAGGCGGTCGCGGGCACCTCGGGCCGCAAGGCCAAGGTGGCCGCGCTGGCGGAGTGCCTGCGCGCGGCCGACCCGGGCGAGGCCGCGACCGTGGTCGCCTACCTGTCCGGCGAGCTGCCGCAACGCCAGATCGGGGTGGGGTACGCCGCGCTGCGCGACCTCCCGCCGCCCGCCGCCGAGCCGTCCCTGACGGTGTCCGAGGTGGACGCGGCGTTCGGCGGGATCGGCGCCGTGTCCGGACCCGGCTCGGTCGCCCGGCGGCGCGAGCTGCTCGCCGCGCTGTTCGGCCGCGCCACCGCCCCCGAGCAGGGCTTCCTCGTCAGGCTGCTGGCGGGCGAGCTGCGCCAGGGCGCGCTGGACGGGGTGATGGCCGAGGCGATCGCGTCGGCCGCCGGGGTGCCCTCCGCCGAGGTCCGGCGCGCGTTCATGCTGCGCGGCTCGCTCGGCCCGGTCGCCACGACCGCGCTCGCGGAGGGCGTGGACGGGCTGCGCGCGTTCACGCTGGAGGTGGGGCGGCCGGTCAAGCCGATGCTGGCCGCCGCCGCGCCGTCGGTCGACGAGGCGTTCGCCAAGCTCGGGGGCGAGGCGGCCGTCGAGTGGAAGCTCGACGGCATCCGCGCGCAGGTGCACGTGTCCGGCCACGGGGTCCGGGTCTTCACCCGGACGCTGGACGAGATCACCTCCCGGCTGCCGGAGGTGGTGGAGGCGGTGCGGGGGCTGCCCGTCCGCGAGGCCGTGTTCGACGGCGAGCTGATCGCCCTGCGGCCGGACGGCAGCCCCTACCCGTTCCAGGTGACCTCCGCCCGCACCGCGACCCGC
The sequence above is a segment of the Actinomadura coerulea genome. Coding sequences within it:
- a CDS encoding ATP-dependent DNA ligase, giving the protein MLTADIARTSEAVAGTSGRKAKVAALAECLRAADPGEAATVVAYLSGELPQRQIGVGYAALRDLPPPAAEPSLTVSEVDAAFGGIGAVSGPGSVARRRELLAALFGRATAPEQGFLVRLLAGELRQGALDGVMAEAIASAAGVPSAEVRRAFMLRGSLGPVATTALAEGVDGLRAFTLEVGRPVKPMLAAAAPSVDEAFAKLGGEAAVEWKLDGIRAQVHVSGHGVRVFTRTLDEITSRLPEVVEAVRGLPVREAVFDGELIALRPDGSPYPFQVTSARTATRTAKDTEPVPLAVFLFDVLYLVEAGGSPPQGARGEDLLDAPGAERYEALARVVPEELRMPRAVTGDPARAKEVFDEAVARGHEGVVVKALDTPYTAGRRGAGWIKVKPRHTLDLVVLAAEWGHGRRQGLLSNLHLGARDPGTGGFVMLGKTFKGLTDELLAWQTQRLRELAVREDSWTVRVRPELVVEIAFDGVQHSPRYPGGIALRFARVLRYRPDKSAAEADTIDTVRAVAPVMD